A single window of Montipora capricornis isolate CH-2021 chromosome 14, ASM3666992v2, whole genome shotgun sequence DNA harbors:
- the LOC138032043 gene encoding UPF0728 protein v1g117062-like isoform X2: MVKHKVTVKFGPYMSCGIVEHRTARLEGLQALLRSEGYLVEFVRTPDRDDVELVVHGETIYSCKIQDLQYGLGSWSLLI, encoded by the exons ATGGTTAAGCACAAAGTAACTGTCAAGTTTGGTCCTTACATGTCTTGTGGAATAGTGGAACATCGGACTGCTCGATTAGAAGGActtcaag CACTGTTGAGAAGTGAAGGCTACCTTGTGGAGTTTGTGCGAACCCCTGACAGAGATGATGTAGAGTTAGTCGTGCATGGTGAAACGATTTACAGTTGCAAAATTCAGGATCTACAATATG GACTTGGCTCATGGAGCCTTTTGATTTGA
- the LOC138032043 gene encoding UPF0728 protein v1g117062-like isoform X1, with the protein MVKHKVTVKFGPYMSCGIVEHRTARLEGLQALLRSEGYLVEFVRTPDRDDVELVVHGETIYSCKIQDLQYGGDGKLDPKCKEALDAVNNAY; encoded by the exons ATGGTTAAGCACAAAGTAACTGTCAAGTTTGGTCCTTACATGTCTTGTGGAATAGTGGAACATCGGACTGCTCGATTAGAAGGActtcaag CACTGTTGAGAAGTGAAGGCTACCTTGTGGAGTTTGTGCGAACCCCTGACAGAGATGATGTAGAGTTAGTCGTGCATGGTGAAACGATTTACAGTTGCAAAATTCAGGATCTACAATATG GTGGCGATGGAAAACTTGATCCCAAATGCAAAGAAGCTCTTGATGCTGTCAACAATGCCTACTGA